The following are encoded together in the Equus quagga isolate Etosha38 chromosome 15, UCLA_HA_Equagga_1.0, whole genome shotgun sequence genome:
- the LOC124227284 gene encoding olfactory receptor 2G3-like, producing MGMNNSNVQEDFILLGFSDQSNLEKILFVVVLVSYFLTLVGNTVIILISSIDPKLKTPMYFFLTHLSLLDICFSTSIVPQLLWNLRGPAKTITALGCAVQLYVSLALGSTECVLLAVMAFDRYAAICKPLHYAAVMNQQLCQALAGIAWLSGVGNSVIQSTVTLWLPRCGHRGLHHFFCEVPCMIKLACVDIHANEVQLFIASLVLLLLPLALILMSYGHIVKAVIRIKSVQAWRKALGTCGSHLMVVSLFYGTITAIYIQPNSSYAHTQGKFISLFYTVVTPTLNPLIYTLRNKDVKGALRRLFHRDLGS from the coding sequence ATGGGCATGAACAATAGCAATGTCCAAGAAGACTTCATCCTGCTGGGCTTCTCTGATCAGTCCAACCTGGAAAAGATACTCTTCGTGGTTGTTTTGGTTTCCTATTTCCTGACCCTTGTGGGAAATACAGTCATTATTCTGATCTCATCCATAGACCCTAAACTCAAAAcacccatgtactttttcctcactCACCTTTCCCTACTTGATATCTGCTTTAGCACCAGTATTGTCCCTCAGCTGCTGTGGAACCTAAGAGGACCAGCCAAGACCATCACAGCCCTCGGCTGTGCTGTCCAGCTCTATGTCTCCCTGGCGTTGGGCTCCACAGAGTGTGTTCTCCTGGCTGTAATGGCTTTTGATCGCTATGCTGCCATTTGCAAACCTCTCCACTATGCAGCTGTGATGAACCAACAGCTGTGCCAGGCTCTGGCAGGGATTGCATGGCTGAGTGGAGTGGGAAACAGTGTCATTCAGAGCACTGTCACCCTCTGGCTACCTCGATGTGGACATCGGGGGctccatcatttcttctgtgaggTACCCTGCATGATTAAGCTTGCATGTGTAGACATCCATGCCAATGAGGTTCAGCTATTCATTGCTTCGttggttctgcttctcttgcCCTTAGCACTGATATTGATGTCTTATGGACATATAGTTAAGGCAGTTATAAGGATCAAGTCAGTTCAGGCCTGGCGCAAAGCCCTGGGAACATGTGGATCCCACTTGATGGTAGTATCCCTCTTCTATGGGACCATCACAGCTATCTATATCCAGCCGAACAGCTCATATGCTCATACTCAAGGGAAATTCATCTCCCTCTTCTACACAGTAGTGACCCCAACCCTCAATCCACTCATCTACACACTAAGGAATAAAGATGTGAAAGGAGCACTGAGAAGACTATTTCACAGAGACCTAGGCTCATAA